Part of the Ignavibacterium album JCM 16511 genome, GTTTGCATGTTCTTTGAAAACCTCTTCGCCTTCTTTTAATGAAATGGAATTAACAATTCCCTTTCCCTGCAAACATTTTAATCCAGCTTCTATCACAGACCATTTGGATGAATCAATCATAATCGGAAGTTTTGCAATATCTGGTTCTGCTTCAAGAAGATTGAGAAACTTTGTCATTGCTTTTTCAGAATCAAGCATTCCCTCATCCATATTAACATCAAGAACCTGTGCACCACCTTCAACCTGATCTCGTGCCACAGAGAGAGCTTCATCGTATTTTTCTTCTCTAATAAGTCTTGCAAATGTTTTTGAACCGGCTACATTAGTTCTTTCACCAATGTTCATAAAATTTGAGTCGGGGCGAAGAATAACGGGCTCAAGTCCGCTTAATCTCAGATAAGGTTCTTGAGACTTGGGTATTCTTGGTTTATGATGCCTAACAATTTCAGCTATTGCCTTTATGTGATCTGGGGTTGTACCGCAACATCCACCAACAATGTTCACAAATCCACTTGCAAGAAAATCTTCAAGCACACTTGCCATTGATTGCGGAGTTTCATCATATCCACCCATTTCATTTGGGAGCCCTGCATTAGGATAAACAGAAATAAATTTATCAGAGATATTGGAAAGGTCTTCTACAAAAGGTCTCATCTGTTTTGCACCAAGCGCGCAGTTTAATCCAACACTTACTAAATTTTTTGCATGAGAAATTGAAATATAAAATGCTTCTACTGTTTGACCGGATAAAGTTCTTCCGCTCATATCAACAATAGTTCCTGAGATCATTAGCGGAAGCTCAATGCTTTTTTCTTCAAGATAATTTTGAATTGCTATGATCGCAGCTTTTGCATTTAAGGTATCGAAGATCGTTTCAATCAGAAGAATATCTGCTCCTCCATCAACAAGACCTTTTGTCTGTTGATAATAAGCATCAACCATTTCGTCAAAAGTTACTGCACGATAGCCAGGATCATTCACATTAGGAGAGATTGAAAGAGTTTTGTTAGTTGGTCCAAGTGCGCCGGCTACGAATCTTGGTTTATAGGGATTCTTTCTATTAAACTCATCGGCAACTTCTTTTGCAATTCGTGCGGCTTCAAAATTTATTTCATATACAAGGTGCTGAGTGTGATAATCTGATTGTGAAATCGGAGTTCCGTTGAATGTATTGGTTTCAACTATATCTGCACCTGCTTCAAAATAAGCTCGATGAATGCTTTTTATTATTTCAGGTTGAGTAAGACAAAGAATATCATTATTACCTTTTAAATCGTATGGATGATCTTTAAATCTCTCACCGCGATATTGTTCTTCTGTCAGTTTGTGGCGCTGAATCATCGTTCCCATTGCGCCATCAAGAAGAAGTATTCTTTCAGATAAAAGTTTTTTGAAAGTTTCTGTATTCATATTAACTTTAATTCAACATTTCGTTGGTTGATTTGTCATGCTGAACTTGTTTCAGCATCTGTTTTTTTCTTAACGGATTCTGAAATAAATTCAGAATGACAGAAAAGCATTTAAAACTAAAAAACCTCTTCAGATGATATGAAGAGGCAAACAAAACTTCTTCATCTCATCTTCCCCCGATTTATCGGGGCAGGATTTAGCACCCGACATCACTACAAAGTCGTGACCGGCTGCTACGGTATCAACGGGCCTGTTCCCTACACCGTTCTTGATAAGATTTTATTTTGTAAAAGAACAATTAAACCTTGTTTCAAATATATGAATAAAAGATGCTTTGTCAAGTTTATTGTTAATGATATTCACAAGCTTTGTCTGTTTTCTTTTATAGCTTATCAATTATTCTTAAATTTCAAACACCAAAAAACAAAGGATTGTTTCTTATGATAATCGTAACCGGCGGCGCAGGGTTTATAGGAAGCGCTATTGTGTGGAGATTAAATAATCTCGGGAATGATAAGATTATTATTGTTGACGAGCTGGGAACAACTGATAAGTGGAAAAATCTTGTTGGTTTAAAGTTTCAGGAATTCATTCACAAAGATGATTTTATTAGTGCTATAGTTGAGGACTCTATCGAATTTCCTGTCGAAGCAATTATTCATATGGGAGCTAATTCATCCACTACTGAAAAAGATGCAGATCATCTTTTTTCGAACAACTACCTTTATACTCAGGAACTTGCCAAATACTGTCTATCGAAGAATTTAAGATTTATTTATGCTTCTTCTGCAGCTACTTATGGTGATGGTTCTCTTGGATTTGATGATGATGAATCAAAACTTGAAAATCTTCGTCCCTTAAATATGTACGGCTACTCAAAACAATTATTTGATCTTTGGGCAAAAAGAAATAATGTTCTTGATAAAATAGTTGGAATAAAATATTTCAATGTTTACGGACCTAATGAATATCACAAAGGAGATATGCGTTCAGTTGTTCATAAAGCATTTGAACAGGTCAGGGATACAGGAAAAGTTAGATTATTTAAATCTTTAAATCCACAATATAAAGATGGCGAACAGATGCGTGACTTTGTTTATGTTAAAGATGCCGTTGATATGACATTGCATTTTCTTGAACACAAAAATGAAAACGGAATTTATAATGTTGGTTCGGGAAAAGCACGAACCTGGATAGACCTAGTAACTGCTCTGTTTAATGCTGTTGGTAAACCTGTTAATATTGAGTTTATTGATTTGCCGGAACATCTACGGGAAAAGTATCAGTACTTTACCGAAGCTAATCTTTCTAAAATCAAAAAGGCCGGTTATAATAAATCAATTACTTCTTTAGAAGATGGAGTAACTGATTATGTTAAGAATTATTTACTGAAAAATTTATATCTGGGTTACTGAAAAGACTAAGAATAAAGGCAAGATTAAGAGTGAGCGGTTAGCTCACTCTTTTTTTAAAACTTTTCTTCGTCATCATCAAGAAGATCATCCTCATCATCGAGATCGTCAATATCAAAATCGTCATCAATTAAATCATCTGCAGGTTCTTCGTCTTCGTCAAAGAAATCATCGTCTTCATCTTCATCAAATAAATCATCATCGTCAACAAGATCGTCATCTTCTTCATCATCATAATCATCAAAATCGTCGTCTTCATCAGGATTTTTTCTTTTAGCTGCAAAAAGCTCCTGCTCTGCAATCAGTCTCCAGAATGATTTATTGATTTCGTTTTGTTCGTTGTTAAGAAAATTTAATTCATTCATTTCCATATTTAATAATCTCCAAATAATCTTTATAATTTCTAAAGTTAATTTATAGTTGCTGTGTAAATCTCCAAACAGAAAAATAAAAATCCAAAAAAATTTTTGTTATATTTCACACACATTAAAAACATACTTGCTTTATTAATATCAGTCAATTAAAAAATTTTATCTTATGAAACTTGCAACTCTTTGTTATGTTTTTGACAAAAGCACCAATTCAACATTAATGATTTACCGGAATAAAAAACAAAACGATTACCACGAAGGCAAATGGAACGGTTTGGGTGGTAAATTTGAACAAGGCGAATCGCCAGAAGATTGTGCGATAAGAGAAATTGAAGAAGAAAGCGGACTCAAAGTAAAGTCAATAAAGATGAAAGGGTTTATCACCTTTCCTTTGTTTGATGGAACAGATGATTGGTATGTTTTTCTTTTTACTACTGATGAATTTGAAGGGGAGCTGATTGATTCACCAGAAGGACATCTTGAGTGGATTCCAAATAACAAACTCACAGAAATAAATCTTTGGGAAGGAGATAAAATTTTCATTCCTTGGTTATTTGAGGAAAAGTTCTTCAGTGCAAAGTTTAATTATGTCGATGGAAAGTTTGTTAGCTATGAGGTTAATTTTTACTAAAGTTATCAAAATAAATTCACTTTGTTTCGTATTTATATTTCGATAATTTTTTCCGAAACCTTTTTACAGGAAAGCAGTATAAGCTCACAACAATTATTCAATTAAGGAAGGACTATGATTATCCAAAATAAATTTCTGAATATAACTTTTTATATTTTTTTATTTATAACTCTCTTTCTGTTTGCAGCCTGCAATTCGGGTGAAAACCAAAATCAGGTATCTGCTGATTTTATTCCCTCCGAAAAAAGAACTGAAAGCTTTACCAATCAGCAAAATCCCGACATTTCTGTTGAGCGGAAAATTATAAAAGAAGGAAACATTCGGTTTGAAACATCAAGTGTGAAAGAAACGGAAAAATTTATTCGTACCAAAGTTGCAGAGCTGGGTGGTTATGTTGGAAATGAAAATGTTTACAACTTTGAAGACCGGGTTGAACATACTCTTATTGCACGAGTGCCTGAAGATAAATTCAATACACTGCTTGATAAAATTTCATCTGCAGCTGAAAAAATTGAAAGCAAAAATGTTTCCTCGCTCGATGTAACCGAAGAATTTATTGATGTTGAAGCCCGGATAAAAACCAAAAAGGAACTTGAAGCACGGTACAAGGAAATTCTGAAGAAAGCAACTCGTGTTGATGAAATTTTAAATATCGAAAGAGAAATGGGAAATCTTCGTTCAGAGATTGAATCACTTGAAGGACGAATGAATTATCTTAAAAACAGAATTTCTTTAAGCACTCTTACAATTACTTTCTATGAAAAGATTTCAACTCCGTTCGGTTTCTTCTCAAAAATTAAACAAGCATTACACAACGGTTGGACTGCTTTATTATGGTTTATAATCATAATGATTAGTCTCTGGCCATTTATTATTCTTGCTTTGATTATTGCCGTTATTATATTAAAGTACAGAAAGAAAAAGAAAAGCACAGCTAATTAATCATTTGAAAAAAGGAGGCAAAAATGAAAAGACAGATATTTGTTAATCTGCCTGTAAAAGATGTTAAACGCTCTATGAATTTTTTCTCTCAGCTTGGCTTTAGTTTTAATATGCAATTTACTGATGATAAAGCCGCCTGTCTTGTGATTGGTGAAAATATTTATGCAATGTTGCTGCACGAAAAGTTTTTTAAAACATTTACAAAAAAAGAATTGGCGGATGCAACAAAAGTTACAGAAGTTCTAATCGCTATAGATGTTGAAAGCAGAGAAGCTGTTGATTCTATGATTCAGAAAGCTGTTAATGCAGGAGGAACAATTTACTCCGAACCTTCTGACCACGGTTGGATGTATCAACACAGCTTCGCAGATTTGGATGGACATCAGTGGGAAATTTTTTATTCTGACATTAGTGCTTTAAATAATAGCTGAAAATATTCATAACAAGATTTATTTGTGAGAGAAGATTCAAACAAATCCATACAACCCGTTAACGACTCAAATCAATCTGTTAAATCTTCCTTTTTGAATGAATTAAAAGATGCAATAAACGGAAGCGAAGCTGATTATACAGAAATAAAACTTGGTAAGGCAGTTTTTCTTCTTGCCGTTCCGATGATTCTGGAGTTGATAATGGAATCAACTTTTGCAGTAGTAGATATTTTTTTCGTTGGAAAGCTTGGCGCTTCTGCAGTTGCAACAGTTGGATTAACAGAGACTTATTTGTTCCTGCTTTATTCAATTGGAATGGGATTATCATTAGCAGTTACTGCTATCATTGCCAGAAGAATCGGCGAGAAAGAAAAAGACAAAGCAGGATTAACTGCTGTTCAGGCAATTTTAATTGCTGTAATTGTCTCCTCTCCATTTGCTCTGGCCGGAATTTTCTTTTCGAAAGATTTGCTTGATATAATGGGTGGAGATGTCTGGGTTATTGAAAGTGGCTTCCGTTACACACAGTGGATGATTGGTGGTAATGGTGTAATAATGTTACTTTTTATCATTAACGCTATTTTCCGTGGTGCCGGTGATGCAGCAATTGCAATGCGCGTACTTTGGATTGCAAACGGAATTAACATTATTCTCGATCCGCTTTTGATATTTGGCTTTGGACCCGTTCCTGCTTTTGGTATTGAAGGAGCTGCCATTGCTACAAACATTGGGCGAGGCACCGGAGTGTTTATTCAGTTGTGGTTACTTTTTAAGGGTGGGAAACACATTCGTGTTCTTAAATCTCATCTTAAATTACAAGCGGATATCATCTCAAATATTCTTCGTAAATCACTTGGCGGAATCGGTCAGATGATTGTTGCAATGACATCCTGGATTTTTATTATGAGAATAATTTCTGATTTTGGGAGTGCAGCGGTTGCCGGTGCAACTATTGCAATCAGAATAATGATGTTCACAATGATGCCTGCCTGGGGAATGTCAAATGCTGTTGCAACTCTTGTAGGACAAAACCTTGGAGCCAAAAAGCCTGACAGAGCCGAAAAATCTGTTTGGATAACTGGTGTATGGAATATGATTTTCCTTTCTATTGTAGCTGCAGTTTTCTTTTTCAAAAGCGCAGGTCTTGTCGGAATTTTCACAAATGAAAAAGATGTTATTGCAATTGGTTCTATGTGGTTAAAAATAGTTTCATATTCATATTTTGTTTATGCCTGGTGGATGGTTGCAATACAAGCTTTTAATGGCGCCGGGGACACCTTAACTCCTACTAAAATTAATCTTGTTTTCTTCTGGCTAATACAAATTCCTTTATCATACCTGATGTCAAAAGTTTTGGGATTAAATGTAGAAGGTGTTTTCTGGGCAATCTTTATTTCTGAAACTTCAGTTGGACTTTTTACGCTTTGGCTTTTCACAAAAGGAAAATGGAAAGATGTCGTTGTATAATTTGCATTTCTGTTTAACATAATCTCAAAAAATATTACTTAAAAATTAATTTTA contains:
- the rfaD gene encoding ADP-glyceromanno-heptose 6-epimerase is translated as MIIVTGGAGFIGSAIVWRLNNLGNDKIIIVDELGTTDKWKNLVGLKFQEFIHKDDFISAIVEDSIEFPVEAIIHMGANSSTTEKDADHLFSNNYLYTQELAKYCLSKNLRFIYASSAATYGDGSLGFDDDESKLENLRPLNMYGYSKQLFDLWAKRNNVLDKIVGIKYFNVYGPNEYHKGDMRSVVHKAFEQVRDTGKVRLFKSLNPQYKDGEQMRDFVYVKDAVDMTLHFLEHKNENGIYNVGSGKARTWIDLVTALFNAVGKPVNIEFIDLPEHLREKYQYFTEANLSKIKKAGYNKSITSLEDGVTDYVKNYLLKNLYLGY
- a CDS encoding VOC family protein, coding for MKRQIFVNLPVKDVKRSMNFFSQLGFSFNMQFTDDKAACLVIGENIYAMLLHEKFFKTFTKKELADATKVTEVLIAIDVESREAVDSMIQKAVNAGGTIYSEPSDHGWMYQHSFADLDGHQWEIFYSDISALNNS
- a CDS encoding MATE family efflux transporter; its protein translation is MREDSNKSIQPVNDSNQSVKSSFLNELKDAINGSEADYTEIKLGKAVFLLAVPMILELIMESTFAVVDIFFVGKLGASAVATVGLTETYLFLLYSIGMGLSLAVTAIIARRIGEKEKDKAGLTAVQAILIAVIVSSPFALAGIFFSKDLLDIMGGDVWVIESGFRYTQWMIGGNGVIMLLFIINAIFRGAGDAAIAMRVLWIANGINIILDPLLIFGFGPVPAFGIEGAAIATNIGRGTGVFIQLWLLFKGGKHIRVLKSHLKLQADIISNILRKSLGGIGQMIVAMTSWIFIMRIISDFGSAAVAGATIAIRIMMFTMMPAWGMSNAVATLVGQNLGAKKPDRAEKSVWITGVWNMIFLSIVAAVFFFKSAGLVGIFTNEKDVIAIGSMWLKIVSYSYFVYAWWMVAIQAFNGAGDTLTPTKINLVFFWLIQIPLSYLMSKVLGLNVEGVFWAIFISETSVGLFTLWLFTKGKWKDVVV
- a CDS encoding DUF4349 domain-containing protein, which codes for MIIQNKFLNITFYIFLFITLFLFAACNSGENQNQVSADFIPSEKRTESFTNQQNPDISVERKIIKEGNIRFETSSVKETEKFIRTKVAELGGYVGNENVYNFEDRVEHTLIARVPEDKFNTLLDKISSAAEKIESKNVSSLDVTEEFIDVEARIKTKKELEARYKEILKKATRVDEILNIEREMGNLRSEIESLEGRMNYLKNRISLSTLTITFYEKISTPFGFFSKIKQALHNGWTALLWFIIIMISLWPFIILALIIAVIILKYRKKKKSTAN
- a CDS encoding NUDIX hydrolase, giving the protein MKLATLCYVFDKSTNSTLMIYRNKKQNDYHEGKWNGLGGKFEQGESPEDCAIREIEEESGLKVKSIKMKGFITFPLFDGTDDWYVFLFTTDEFEGELIDSPEGHLEWIPNNKLTEINLWEGDKIFIPWLFEEKFFSAKFNYVDGKFVSYEVNFY